The following is a genomic window from Bordetella petrii.
CCAGCACCTCGGCGCGCGCCGTGCGCAAATAGACCGGCATGCGGGTGATGGCCAGCACAATCACCAGGTTGGTGACGCTGGGCCCCAACGTATACAGCACGATCAACGCCAGCAGCAGCGACGGAAAGCTCATGATGATGTCGGCGCCGCGCTGGATGACGTGGCTGTACCAGCTTTCGGTGTAGCCCGCCACCAGTCCGAGCAGCCCGCCCGTCAGCATCGAGGCGCAGACCGCCGCGGCGGCAATGCCCAGGGTATTGCTGGCGCCCACCACCAGGCGCGGCAGAATCGGGCGGCCCAATGTGTCGGCGCCCAGCACATACAGCCAGCCCGCATCCAGGCCGAAGGGCGCCATGTTGCGGTGGCGCAGGCCCAGCTTGGTGGCGGCGTCGCCCATCAGCCATGGGCCCAGCAGCGCGGCCAGCACCAGCAGAACCAGGAACATGGCGGCGGCCAGCGCCAGCCTGTCGCGCTTCAGGTAGCAGAACAGCAGCCGGGCGCGGCCTGGCCGCGCCGGCGACATCGCTTGAACAGTGGATGGAATCGCAGACATGATCAGTACCGCACACGTGGATCGAGCACCGCGTACAGCAGGTCGATCAAGATGTTCAGGATGAAGATCGCGGTCGCGGTGACCAGGATCGTCGATTGCACCACCGCGAAGTCGCGCTGAATGATCGAGTCGATCATCAGCTTGCCGATGCCCGGCCAGCCGAACACCGACTCGACGATGACCGCGCCGTTGACCAGCCCCGTGGCCAGGTCGCCCGCCACGGTAATGACGGGCAGCAGTGAATTGCGCAGGGCATGGCCAAACACCACCACGCGGCGGGGCAGGCCCTTGGCGCGCGCGGTCTTGATATAGGGCGAGGCCAGCGAAGTCAGCATGGTGCCGCGCACCACCTGCACGAGCAGGCCGAAGGGGCGCAGCATCAGCACGAAAATCGGCATGACCCAGAATTCCCAGCCTCCCGTGCCCGATGTAGGCAGCACGCCCATGCCCACGGCGAACACCAGGATAGCCACGATCGCCACCCAGAAGTCCGGCGCGCTGGCGCCAGCCAGCGACACCACGGTGGCGATGCGGTCGAACAGCCCGCGCGGCCGGGCCGCGGCCAGCGCCCCCACCACGATAGCCAGCGACAGCGACAGCAGCATGGCCACGAAGGCCAGCTTCAACGTCTGGGGGAACGCTTCCAGCGCCACTTCAATGGCCGAGCGGTGCTGCCGCATCGACTCGCCGAAATCCAGCCGCAGCAGGTCGGCCAGGTAATTCCAGAACTGGATATAGATGGGCTGGTCGAGCCCGTGCAGATGGGCGAAGGCCGCGCGCGCCTGCGGCGTGGAATCCAGCGGCAGGTACAGTGCGGAAGGATCGCCGGTCAGGCGGGTCAGGAAGAAAACCAGGGTCAGCAGACCCAGTATCGAGATGACGCTATAGGACGCCCGTCGTCCAAGATAATGCAGCATGATCGGGTCCTTGGCTTGCTGGGAAGGCAGCCGCCGGAACCGCCGCCGCGCCTGCGCGGGCGGTGGCTCCGGCGAAGCGCATCAGTCTTTGAACTGAATGTTCGCGAGGGGGATCTCGCTGTTGGTGGTGATGTCCGGCTTCCAGTCCAGGCGCTTGCCCACGCGGGTGTAGCCGATCATGTGGAACATGGGAATGTCCGGCACGACCTCGGTGCGCATCTGGCGGAAAATCTTCTTGAAGCCGTCTTCGCGCGCCTGGCCGGTGGCCGCCATCGCGGCGTCGATTTCCTTGTCCACGGCCGGATCATTCAGCGTGGAGTACTGGCCGCTGGAACGGTAGAAGATAGGAATCGTGAACGCCGCGTCGCCCTT
Proteins encoded in this region:
- a CDS encoding ABC transporter permease, with the translated sequence MLHYLGRRASYSVISILGLLTLVFFLTRLTGDPSALYLPLDSTPQARAAFAHLHGLDQPIYIQFWNYLADLLRLDFGESMRQHRSAIEVALEAFPQTLKLAFVAMLLSLSLAIVVGALAAARPRGLFDRIATVVSLAGASAPDFWVAIVAILVFAVGMGVLPTSGTGGWEFWVMPIFVLMLRPFGLLVQVVRGTMLTSLASPYIKTARAKGLPRRVVVFGHALRNSLLPVITVAGDLATGLVNGAVIVESVFGWPGIGKLMIDSIIQRDFAVVQSTILVTATAIFILNILIDLLYAVLDPRVRY
- a CDS encoding ABC transporter permease: MSAIPSTVQAMSPARPGRARLLFCYLKRDRLALAAAMFLVLLVLAALLGPWLMGDAATKLGLRHRNMAPFGLDAGWLYVLGADTLGRPILPRLVVGASNTLGIAAAAVCASMLTGGLLGLVAGYTESWYSHVIQRGADIIMSFPSLLLALIVLYTLGPSVTNLVIVLAITRMPVYLRTARAEVLELRERMFVSAARSMGASSARIVLRHIAPLVVPTLMTISAIDFATVILAESALSFLGLGIQPPEFTWGAMVANGRGYLSTAWWIAFWPGLAIMLTTLSLNILSSWARTVADPQQRWRLQKLKKAAR